One window of the Deltaproteobacteria bacterium genome contains the following:
- a CDS encoding TetR/AcrR family transcriptional regulator, with protein MLRWVRPPRQARSQETLERLLDAAEQLVAEKGFADATIAELVRRAGSSVGAFYARFRDKDGLLYALYERYLEQAVATADAALDPGRWEGAPIPEILRAVVPFLVAVHRERQGLIRAFVLRNHVDPEFRARQERLSHHVNASLSRLLLARAGEIRHPDPARAAAFGLAMVVSSIENVVLFGELRSRVLTLSDDELAAELSRAFLAYLGVTARSARTPEPTEP; from the coding sequence GTGCTTCGCTGGGTCCGCCCGCCGCGCCAGGCGCGCAGCCAGGAGACCCTCGAGCGGCTCCTCGACGCGGCCGAGCAGCTCGTCGCCGAGAAGGGCTTCGCGGACGCAACGATCGCGGAGCTCGTCCGGCGGGCGGGGTCCTCGGTCGGCGCCTTCTACGCGCGCTTTCGCGACAAGGACGGCCTGCTCTACGCGCTCTACGAGCGCTACCTCGAGCAGGCCGTCGCGACCGCCGACGCCGCGCTCGATCCCGGGCGCTGGGAGGGCGCGCCGATCCCCGAGATCCTGCGCGCGGTCGTGCCCTTCCTGGTGGCGGTGCACCGCGAGCGCCAGGGCCTGATCCGCGCGTTCGTGCTGCGCAACCACGTCGACCCGGAGTTCCGCGCCCGCCAGGAGCGCCTCTCGCACCACGTGAACGCGAGCCTCTCGCGCCTGCTCCTCGCGCGCGCCGGCGAGATCCGCCATCCGGATCCGGCGCGTGCCGCCGCCTTCGGCCTCGCGATGGTGGTGAGCAGCATCGAGAACGTGGTGCTCTTCGGCGAGCTGCGCTCGCGGGTCCTGACCCTGTCCGACGACGAGCTGGCCGCGGAGCTGAGCCGCGCCTTCCTCGCGTACCTGGGCGTGACCGCCCGGAGCGCCCGCACCCCCGAACCCACCGAGCCCTAG
- a CDS encoding hemerythrin domain-containing protein, protein MADEQPGLRPRLAHATRRLAAQHGYLDALLATTQRAIARHTPAEAREALYAFRGAIGAHFALEEQVHFPALQGLEPARGPELEELRLEHRALQARLGELEGQMGREPREGVARGFADLGVALRDHETREERLFSREPPAPRGMARTIK, encoded by the coding sequence ATGGCCGACGAGCAGCCGGGACTGCGCCCGCGCCTCGCCCACGCGACCCGGCGCCTCGCCGCGCAGCACGGGTACCTCGATGCACTGCTGGCGACGACGCAGCGCGCGATCGCGCGCCACACGCCGGCCGAGGCGCGCGAGGCGCTCTACGCCTTCCGCGGCGCCATCGGCGCGCACTTCGCGCTCGAGGAGCAGGTCCACTTCCCGGCCCTGCAAGGGCTCGAGCCGGCGCGTGGCCCGGAGCTCGAGGAGCTCCGGCTCGAGCACCGCGCGCTCCAGGCCCGGCTGGGGGAGCTCGAGGGCCAGATGGGTCGCGAGCCGCGCGAAGGCGTCGCCCGCGGCTTCGCCGACCTCGGGGTCGCGCTCCGGGATCACGAGACCCGGGAGGAGCGCCTCTTCAGCAGGGAGCCCCCTGCACCCCGCGGGATGGCCCGGACGATCAAATAA
- a CDS encoding ferritin-like domain-containing protein, with protein sequence MPALEHLHAATPIEHLRVPQTLAYNWEYDATRTRLMRLYENAKRDQWNSSTRLDWSLDVDPEKGLVPDPGIAIWGTPLWDKLTEKEKAKLRHEAITWQLCQFLHGEQGALLVTAQIVDAVPWYEAKQYAATQVMDEARHVEVYRRFVQEKLQHEYPVNPALKSLLDQVLSDSRWDIKFLGMQIVVEGLALAAFGTIRDTATNPLLRDLTAAVMEDESRHVAFGVLSLREYCRELPEKDRFEREDFVYEACVLMRDRITNREVWEAMGLDPDECIALADGSELARQFRYRLFSKIVPNVKSLGLLSDRQRARFEALGILAYESNSTSDVDHDAEIERRIRAGELELAGA encoded by the coding sequence ATGCCCGCCCTCGAGCACCTGCACGCCGCCACCCCGATCGAGCACCTCCGCGTCCCCCAGACGCTCGCCTACAACTGGGAGTACGACGCCACCCGCACCCGGCTCATGCGCCTGTACGAGAACGCCAAGCGCGACCAGTGGAACTCCTCGACGCGCCTCGACTGGAGCCTCGACGTCGACCCGGAGAAGGGCCTGGTGCCCGATCCCGGCATCGCGATCTGGGGCACGCCGCTGTGGGACAAGCTCACCGAGAAGGAGAAGGCGAAGCTCCGCCACGAGGCGATCACCTGGCAGCTCTGCCAGTTCCTGCACGGCGAGCAGGGCGCCCTCCTGGTGACCGCCCAGATCGTGGACGCGGTGCCCTGGTACGAGGCCAAGCAGTACGCTGCCACCCAGGTGATGGACGAGGCCCGTCACGTCGAGGTGTACCGGCGCTTCGTGCAGGAGAAGCTCCAGCACGAGTACCCGGTGAACCCGGCGCTCAAGTCGCTGCTCGACCAGGTGCTCAGCGACTCGCGCTGGGACATCAAGTTCCTGGGCATGCAGATCGTGGTCGAGGGCCTCGCGCTGGCCGCCTTCGGCACGATCCGCGACACGGCGACGAACCCGCTGCTGCGCGATCTCACCGCCGCGGTGATGGAGGACGAGTCGCGTCACGTGGCCTTCGGCGTGCTCTCGCTGCGCGAGTACTGCCGGGAGCTTCCCGAGAAGGACCGCTTCGAGCGCGAGGACTTCGTCTACGAGGCCTGCGTCCTGATGCGCGACCGCATCACGAACCGCGAGGTGTGGGAGGCGATGGGCCTCGACCCGGACGAGTGCATCGCGCTCGCCGACGGCTCGGAGCTGGCCCGCCAGTTCCGCTACCGGCTGTTCTCGAAGATCGTCCCGAACGTGAAGAGCCTGGGGCTGCTCTCGGACCGCCAGCGCGCCCGCTTCGAGGCGCTCGGCATCCTCGCGTACGAGTCGAACAGCACCTCGGACGTCGACCACGACGCGGAGATCGAGCGCCGCATCCGGGCCGGCGAGTTGGAGCTGGCCGGGGCCTGA